In a genomic window of Rhinolophus ferrumequinum isolate MPI-CBG mRhiFer1 chromosome 2, mRhiFer1_v1.p, whole genome shotgun sequence:
- the LOC117034196 gene encoding nmrA-like family domain-containing protein 1 isoform X2: MRAGAQGGSVARAILESEKFAVRALTRDVTRSNALVLRDLGAEVVKGDLNDEASVEAALKGTYGAFVVTSFWDHHSKEKEVCQGKLVADAAKRLGLQHVVYSGLENVKRLTGGKLEVGHFDGKGEVEEYFWSIGVPMTSVAWQLTLKTFSPCGSH; this comes from the exons ATGAGGGCAG GAGCTCAGGGTGGCTCTGTGGCCAGGGCCATTTTGGAAAGTGAAAAGTTTGCTGTGAGAGCACTGACCAGGGATGTGACTCGATCAAATGCGCTGGTGCTCCGGGACCTTGGTGCTGAGGTGGTAAAAGGGGACCTGAATGATGAAGCATCAGTGGAGGCTGCCTTAAAAGGTACCTACGGGGCCTTCGTGGTGACCAGCTTCTGGGACCATCAtagcaaagagaaagaagtgtGTCAG GGAAAGCTGGTGGCGGATGCCGCCAAGCGCCTGGGTCTGCAGCACGTGGTGTACAGTGGCCTGGAGAACGTCAAGCGCCTCACGGGCGGGAAGCTGGAGGTTGGGCACTTTGATGGGAAGGGAGAGGTAGAGGAGTATTTCTGGTCCATTGGTGTTCCCATGACCAGCGTCGCATGGCAGCTTACTTTGAAAACTTTCTCACCATGTGGAAGCCACTGA
- the LOC117034196 gene encoding nmrA-like family domain-containing protein 1 isoform X1 has translation MTSKKVIAVFGATGAQGGSVARAILESEKFAVRALTRDVTRSNALVLRDLGAEVVKGDLNDEASVEAALKGTYGAFVVTSFWDHHSKEKEVCQGKLVADAAKRLGLQHVVYSGLENVKRLTGGKLEVGHFDGKGEVEEYFWSIGVPMTSVAWQLTLKTFSPCGSH, from the exons ATGACCAGCAAgaaagtaattgcagtgtttgGAGCGACAG GAGCTCAGGGTGGCTCTGTGGCCAGGGCCATTTTGGAAAGTGAAAAGTTTGCTGTGAGAGCACTGACCAGGGATGTGACTCGATCAAATGCGCTGGTGCTCCGGGACCTTGGTGCTGAGGTGGTAAAAGGGGACCTGAATGATGAAGCATCAGTGGAGGCTGCCTTAAAAGGTACCTACGGGGCCTTCGTGGTGACCAGCTTCTGGGACCATCAtagcaaagagaaagaagtgtGTCAG GGAAAGCTGGTGGCGGATGCCGCCAAGCGCCTGGGTCTGCAGCACGTGGTGTACAGTGGCCTGGAGAACGTCAAGCGCCTCACGGGCGGGAAGCTGGAGGTTGGGCACTTTGATGGGAAGGGAGAGGTAGAGGAGTATTTCTGGTCCATTGGTGTTCCCATGACCAGCGTCGCATGGCAGCTTACTTTGAAAACTTTCTCACCATGTGGAAGCCACTGA